A genomic window from Puniceicoccus vermicola includes:
- a CDS encoding integron integrase: MIRLSKETFHRFQIRLGELGVSDRGRLHYVKWVRYYLDFEAKYGSGVPKAEILPQFLAKLRSKGQSSRLCEQARHAVEVYLAMGAGSDREGAEGMSGETRVVEEPSPEEVEVGGPTDGLSRYGRSPDSGSGSRGEWDQLVKMMGGEIQRRNYSSATLSSYVAWVRRFGQFTRFMPTEKVSDEEARDFLTNLAVEGRVVASTQNQAFNALLFLFRHVLKRDYEMEDRVVRAKTSKYIPTVLTRPEVDAVLRNLKFPYDLIVSMLYGCGLRLSECLELRVGDLDFSEDLVIVHDGKGQKDRSVPLPKKLRPEIESQVRRVEKLLKKDLEHPDFGGAFMPKTMGRRRAEREAKTLPRQWLFPAKGLTLVPDEGTYRRYHNFNQYLSKAIYAAVKKAKISKRVTPHTFRHSFASHLLAANVDLRTIQELLGHADIKTTMIYTHTVKSQTKKERVSPLDL; this comes from the coding sequence ATGATTCGTCTGTCCAAAGAAACTTTTCATCGGTTTCAGATCCGATTGGGGGAGCTTGGTGTCTCCGATCGTGGGAGACTCCATTATGTGAAGTGGGTGCGGTATTACCTGGACTTTGAGGCAAAGTATGGGAGTGGGGTTCCGAAGGCGGAAATATTGCCCCAATTTCTGGCCAAGCTGAGGAGCAAGGGTCAGTCGTCTCGTCTCTGTGAGCAGGCGCGTCACGCGGTGGAGGTCTATCTTGCCATGGGTGCAGGATCGGATCGGGAAGGGGCGGAAGGTATGTCGGGCGAGACGAGGGTTGTTGAAGAGCCGTCCCCCGAGGAGGTTGAAGTGGGCGGCCCGACCGACGGGCTTTCCCGATATGGTCGTTCACCGGATTCGGGGTCGGGATCTCGCGGTGAGTGGGATCAGTTGGTGAAAATGATGGGAGGAGAGATCCAGCGGCGGAATTACTCATCAGCCACTTTGAGTAGTTATGTGGCTTGGGTGCGTCGTTTTGGTCAGTTCACGCGTTTCATGCCGACAGAGAAGGTGTCGGACGAGGAGGCCAGGGACTTTTTGACAAATTTGGCGGTGGAAGGGCGGGTGGTCGCTTCGACGCAGAATCAGGCGTTTAATGCGCTCCTGTTCCTGTTTCGCCATGTGTTGAAGCGAGACTATGAGATGGAAGACCGGGTCGTCCGCGCGAAAACCTCCAAGTATATTCCAACCGTGCTGACGAGGCCGGAGGTGGATGCAGTGCTGAGGAACCTGAAGTTCCCTTATGATTTGATCGTTTCCATGCTCTACGGCTGCGGTCTTCGCCTATCCGAGTGTCTGGAGTTGCGGGTCGGGGATCTCGATTTTTCCGAGGATTTAGTGATCGTTCATGATGGAAAGGGGCAGAAGGATCGATCCGTGCCGCTCCCGAAAAAACTGAGGCCCGAGATCGAAAGTCAGGTGCGGCGAGTTGAAAAATTGCTGAAAAAAGATTTGGAGCACCCTGATTTCGGAGGGGCTTTTATGCCGAAGACGATGGGGAGGCGACGAGCAGAGCGGGAGGCGAAGACCTTGCCTCGGCAATGGCTTTTCCCGGCCAAAGGGCTCACTCTGGTCCCCGATGAGGGAACGTATCGCCGCTACCACAATTTTAATCAATATTTGAGCAAGGCGATCTATGCTGCGGTAAAAAAAGCAAAGATTTCGAAACGGGTAACCCCTCACACCTTCCGCCACAGTTTTGCGAGTCATCTCTTGGCGGCCAACGTGGATTTGCGGACGATCCAGGAGTTATTGGGACATGCCGATATCAAGACGACGATGATCTACACCCACACGGTGAAAAGCCAAACGAAGAAAGAGAGGGTGAGCCCGCTGGATTTATAA
- the scpB gene encoding SMC-Scp complex subunit ScpB, with the protein MSADLKKTIEALLFSTSEALPVRELHRVLAEAHEQSLADAENDQGNSEDDDFGGEATIPPPPGTSRLREIIRELRDEWRAADSVYDVAETADGFRMVVRPVYADAVRLLRKEPRPARLSSAAMETLSIVAYRQPVTRSDIERIRGVSADSALSRLTEHDLVEAKGRAELPGRPTVYGTTEKFLDFCGIRSVEDLPSSDVLSPARLDAWLSEDDEEKSPDNADMGLPESEAEAPASEGESAEEIRVEDETEEVK; encoded by the coding sequence ATGTCCGCTGACCTCAAAAAGACGATCGAGGCTTTACTTTTCTCTACCTCGGAGGCTTTGCCTGTGCGCGAGTTGCACCGGGTGCTTGCGGAGGCGCATGAGCAGTCGTTGGCCGACGCGGAGAATGATCAGGGGAATTCGGAGGACGATGATTTTGGCGGGGAAGCGACGATTCCGCCGCCTCCGGGAACTTCGCGGTTGCGGGAGATCATCCGGGAGCTGCGCGATGAGTGGCGGGCTGCGGATTCGGTGTATGACGTGGCGGAAACGGCCGATGGGTTCCGGATGGTGGTGCGCCCTGTGTATGCGGATGCGGTGCGGTTGTTGCGGAAAGAGCCTCGTCCGGCGCGGCTGAGTTCGGCGGCGATGGAGACGCTCTCGATTGTGGCCTACCGGCAGCCGGTGACCCGGTCTGACATTGAGCGGATTCGCGGGGTGTCGGCAGACAGCGCCTTATCCCGACTCACGGAGCACGATTTGGTTGAGGCGAAGGGTCGGGCGGAATTGCCGGGCCGGCCTACGGTGTACGGAACGACGGAAAAGTTTTTGGATTTTTGTGGAATTCGCTCGGTGGAGGATTTGCCCTCGTCGGATGTTCTTTCGCCGGCGCGGCTTGATGCCTGGCTGAGCGAAGACGACGAAGAGAAGTCTCCCGACAATGCCGATATGGGCTTGCCGGAATCCGAGGCGGAAGCTCCGGCTTCTGAGGGGGAGTCGGCCGAAGAAATTCGCGTGGAGGATGAAACGGAGGAAGTGAAGTGA